Genomic window (Paenibacillus sp. 37):
GTTCAAAATTAAATCGTCAATTTATTTTTTGTATTAACTTTAACTCTTAGAAGCATCTCCTTGCTCCGTATCCTCTTTTGATATCTCCCAGATGATTTCGGTTCGGAATCCGCCAAGTGGGGATGGGCCGAATAGGAGGTAGGAATGACTTCCGAATGTGTGCATGATTCGTTGATTCGTATTCCAAAGGCCGCAGCCCATTTCTTCCTGTAAAGGTTCCTGCATCTTCAAGTTCAGCGCTTCGTACTGTTCGGGGCTTAGGCCGGGTCCGTCGTCGTCGATGTATATTCTGCCAAAACCATTCTTGCGCTCCCCGGTAATTCGGATTTCCCCGGATGAATAGGACTTCGCCACACCGTGTATGACGGAATTCTCAACCATGGGTTGAAGCATTAATCGCGGCACCGATTGGGCAAGCATATCCTCAGGGATATCGATGTGATATTCAATCCGGCCATTGCGCAGCTTCTGAATATCCAGATAGTTGATCAGCAGCTTGATCTCTTCCTGAAGCGACGATGTCTCCTTTTCCATACGGGTGGTATAGCGATAATACGCACTTAGGTTATGCGCCATGGAGACCACCGCTTGCTCGTCCTTCATCTGAGCCATGTTGATGATATAGCCTAGACAATTATATAGGAAATGCGGATTGATCTGTGCTTGTAATTGCTTTAGTGTAGCTTCCCTGGCTCTAATCTTCTCATGGAAAACATTCTCGATCAGATCCTGAATCTGATGGGACATATCGTTGAATCGGCGGAACAGGAATGAGAATTCATTCTGGTTTTTGCTATGCAGTCGAACGGAATAATCGCCCTGCTCTACGCGGCGTAAACCTTTGATCAGCTGTTTGATCGGATACTGGACATTCCGGTACAGCAGGATGGAAGCCGAGATGCCCACAACGAGTAGCAAAATCATACTGGTGTAGAACAGATTCTGACTAAGCGAGATGGGTTTCAAAATCTGATACAGCGGGATGACGTCAACCAGATGCCAATCCAGATAGGTGGACTTCACGGAGCTAACCAGATATTTCTTTCCGTTTAGTTCGACCACGTCCTGTGTGGTATCCTCTGGCGAGTGCGTATCCAGATACTGAGTAAGTGCTGCGGATAACTGCTTGTCCGCGCTGCGATTCAGAATGGGTGCATTTCCTTTGTGATATAAGAAAGGATCGCCTTGTCCGCCTGCTTTATACGTATCCAGCATATTCTGAATATTCTCATAGCTGAAGCTGGCTTCAATCACCAGATTGCTTCCCGTGAGCATTCCTGGTTGGGCAAGGGAGTCCGTAAAGAACCAGTAGAAGGATTTCATCTCATCCTGTGATTCGGCACTTTGGTCCCCATAGGTCCATTGTCCGCTCATATTTTTTTTCAAATACGCCTCATCATATCCGGTAGTTCGGTTGTAGTTGGCGATGACATCCTCATTCTGCTGTGAATACACCGCATATCGGGTAGGCCATATATCGGTAACGCTCGTCTGAAGCGTCATCTTCTCCTGAATTACATAACGGGTCTGCATCCGGTCATATCGATCATCCCACATGTTCAGGCCGTTGAAGGCTCTGACATTCGGATCTCGGGAGAGAATCAGGCTGAAATCCATCATCTGATTGATACGGGAGTCGATCTGACTGGACAAGAACGTGAGCTGCTTCGTGTTGGAGATCTGTAATTCTTTGCTGACGACATCGTAGGTGACGTTGTTGGAGTAGGTGTACATGATCAGAATGGGGATGAATAAGACCACAATTAACAGATTTATTTTGGCGAATAGACTGAATCGGGATCTGGTTTTATTTTGAAAAGGCATGAAGCGCTTCCATATATACATAAAAAGTCTCCTTCTAATTCGTGTGTAAACAACTTCTTCTAGGATGGCCCTAACAAAACACTATCAAGCCTAACAATGTTATATAGCAGACCTCAGTATGGCTTGATACTATTTATATCAGAGAACCCCATCACACACAAAAACTTTTTTTGGGAACAGGAGCAGTGCTATGGAGGCTAAATTGGAGGGTAAGCGGGTCCCGCAGGCAAACGTTGGGAACAAGCTGGAAAAAAAGAGAAAAAAACGCTACAAACAGCCATGGATTCTGCACTTCATGGTGTTGCCGGCGGCCATTATGGTCTTTATATTTTCATACATTCCGATGTCCGGGATTTTGATGGCATTTCAGGATTATAAACCTGCCTTGGGATTTTTCAATTCCGAATGGGTAGGGCTAAAGCACTTCAGGTACATGTGGGAAAATGATTACTTCCTGCAAATTACGTGGAACACGCTATTTTTTGCCTGTACGAAGATTGTCATGAATCTAATCATTCCGTTTGTCTTCGCCTTATTGCTCAACGAGGTACGGAAGATGGCGCTAAAAAGAACGATTCAAACGCTCGTGTA
Coding sequences:
- a CDS encoding sensor histidine kinase; the encoded protein is MYIWKRFMPFQNKTRSRFSLFAKINLLIVVLFIPILIMYTYSNNVTYDVVSKELQISNTKQLTFLSSQIDSRINQMMDFSLILSRDPNVRAFNGLNMWDDRYDRMQTRYVIQEKMTLQTSVTDIWPTRYAVYSQQNEDVIANYNRTTGYDEAYLKKNMSGQWTYGDQSAESQDEMKSFYWFFTDSLAQPGMLTGSNLVIEASFSYENIQNMLDTYKAGGQGDPFLYHKGNAPILNRSADKQLSAALTQYLDTHSPEDTTQDVVELNGKKYLVSSVKSTYLDWHLVDVIPLYQILKPISLSQNLFYTSMILLLVVGISASILLYRNVQYPIKQLIKGLRRVEQGDYSVRLHSKNQNEFSFLFRRFNDMSHQIQDLIENVFHEKIRAREATLKQLQAQINPHFLYNCLGYIINMAQMKDEQAVVSMAHNLSAYYRYTTRMEKETSSLQEEIKLLINYLDIQKLRNGRIEYHIDIPEDMLAQSVPRLMLQPMVENSVIHGVAKSYSSGEIRITGERKNGFGRIYIDDDGPGLSPEQYEALNLKMQEPLQEEMGCGLWNTNQRIMHTFGSHSYLLFGPSPLGGFRTEIIWEISKEDTEQGDASKS